tgtaggggcagcataaagggcacttcataacagcacccttgTCCACGGGAACAGTCAAATATAGACCAtagtaagggcaccttatagggtactgcatcacattttctctactataaaggaactcattaCGACATGTTTTGTATtaatttatagagggcacactcaTTTATTGCGTTAAGGGGCACCCTGgacactcaagcatatttcacaatgtgaatggcagacagtagggcacttggtctaattttttcCACTCTAGAGAGCACTTTAGAAACGCTACTTCAACCCTGGGGGGGCACCAAGCAGTCACCctctgagtcttccagtgggcctggatacacccatgagGAAAGTACATTGCACCTaacattggggaagccagaaggagagaatgaagtaatatagaggcttgtcaacatataggctactttaaacaatgaaaatgctTTATACAATTGCATAAAaatctccttgattctttgtgtttcaagatgacctggaaaagtgatgataatattcaggtaggctactgctttggagcaaggtatacccatCATATTTCATGGCATAGTTGCCTTTGCTAAACCTTTTTAAGTCACCAAccctgttcaagaatgtcccacatgcaaagacacacagagatgcagacagactgaacagtggtcaaggcttggctacagtgaatttgcttccttgtgtgtgattccagcacaCTACaaagtctaggcctacctacatagactgcagtctactaccctcatTTCTGATATTATAGTCTATTACTCCCCTTTCTacgaaggatggtaggctgctttTATGtattcattgccatccttaagagttgctaaagtgttctatgtatatatttaagaatgacaataaaatctatctagataaactattctgggcctgctgaacctatacctcttccacatatactggtcagggaagcattaatGTCTCTGAAGAcacttggggctggtgggataaacgctctttgtataagctgagcaccttcatccacagggttgtcaaagaacggatacgccataattgattgtaacttgtctagacgctctgcttagtcaATTAACCAacggcttttgaaaacagttttagcctgacacgggcTAATTCCGAAGTATAAATtgccttggttacgtagctagaactagaataagccaccttaatggaacggaactctcgctgaaGTAAGCGAGACTTGCCGAAATAAGTATTGTTtacttaatcgacgttgatggaacaccccccctgGCATAATTTTGCCTatttttacagtaaaaaaaataataatacactgCTATGGACGTTGTTTACttcattaatgtgtttactgtgttaatGGATGGGAGTAGGATTCGGTTTCAAATTCGGCCGAATCTTGACCAGTGGATTCAGTATTTGGCGGAACCCCAAAAatctggattcggtgcatccctatggaaaactggctaatataacaagtttactaacagggagtcagttggttgagcggttagggaatcaggctacgaatcagaaggttgtcagtttgattcctggccgtgccaaatgacgttgtgtccttgggcaaggcacttcaccctacttgcctcgggggaatgtccctgtacttactgtaagtcactctggataagagcgtctgctaaatgtaaaatgtaaatgtactagaaGCGATCGTtgtcaataacaacaacagcaaaatGTGACCATTTGGTTGCAGTCTACAGCCCTGCCTGGAGAAGCCAGCTGTGCTCTGTTTTGCTCCTAGTTTCAGACTTCACCCCCGGTAAGTTGTACAGCTGAGCTACCTTACTACTTGACTACCGCTGTGTGGGAATCGCtggagctaaccagtcgaagggcgtacaaaaatacagggtgttgaaaTCAGTCTGTAAACACAGCTAGCCacatgttatcaccctggcctttgcctgtggcgtttctgcagctgtcttgccattttaggtagctagcacagctatctcccagaagttaacaagctgctaaactagtGTTCTACTATAGGTAATTGCGAGTGcatgtctgactggctggctagttAGCCACCGTTGGCTTCACTTTTCTCCACAGAAAAAAACCCTAAACCGTGCAATGGAACGTAAAAGCCAATCCAAGAAACGCTTTCGGAATCAGTGTACccttcgttctttcatttttccgTTTCTAAACCAAATCGGAAAAACTGAATAAGATAAGATATAAATTCACTTCAAGTATGGTTTTCCCATGAACGCAATGCGGAAGTGCAACATTTTCCGCCAAAATTACGAAATTATGTAACATCACATTTAATAATCAGGCCCTCATTTACtaactagggctgtccccactcagtcgactaagatttttttttagttgagctgctgtatggcagtgtgagatctgattgcCGCTTGTgcatcattgctgaattaacaaCATTTTcgacagaaattgtagattatattatttaagacaaaaaaagcaactctaaaaatatgtaatttaaaagaaaaggtgttactgttttccctttcgttaatctgcgctttgttttggtattttgcacacggcacgagcacaattggctgccgaactacaaactctgccatagcctactttgtcggtgttattagtcaaaatggcaaagaaatcagTGGTATGGctgcatttcattaaagtacatttacaaagtaccgggtgactcgaaaaacgttgaatgcaaactctgccaacaacggtttatttttcatagttcgacgttgaatatgatgtagcctaccacctgaaaacgtaagttggcctagccctacttcgctcatgctaacgcgctgggttgaaaaatgaatatgcctattataagaatcacatccaaatcgaatgacattatcttctccggccaagacaacaacatctttctctgttgcatcgttccccactcagcttctacttaagttcgcatgctgcaagttttcaggcagtgataagcgcgctctgatgatttgcatgttaaacaaacaatatttttaatttgtagtacattgtaagagatactaaataccatcggcattcggttacaacaggactggtgatacgagTCTTATTAGTAGGATATTAGCGGCTGAatgcaatgtccagcagccattgagtcagatcgggaaaatgtttgcaaaaaaaaatcgatcaaatttcgattagtcgattttcagacgttttagtcgagtattggtcgaccaaagaaaatcttagtcggggacagccctattACTAACACATGCGCAGTTTACGCTGCGTCTGTTTATGCGAGTTTGGTAATATCGCCCACTATGCTTCCTCATTTTGCGTAGTATTTATCAAACCTGACTCATCAGGCAATCAGCGCATACTCCGCCCTCAAGCGCAATTATCGCGCCTCTAAAAGAACAATGGGCCCGCatgtttctatcatggatcttcCTACGGGAAAAAGAAAGCGCAAGCTTAAATTTAGTGACGTGCAGTAACCGCAAACCTGAACATATTACAGTGCAAAACATTTACGTATTTAtgtacatttactcatttagcagacgcttttatccaaagcgacttccaagagagagctttacaaaagtaggtcaatgatcataaacaacgagatagccccaaaaacattgcgggtaaccaaaacatgaagcatacgaaCATGAAAAACATCCACACTccgaaaaaaaaaattggcctGTCTTCGCCTTAGCCTACTCAGATCACTGCTGCCATTGAATAAGGTAAATTTGTACACACAGGAAAAAGCGCtcctggtttacacctgcttttaagaggcgGTAAATTTCACCCGCAAAAGAGGCGCACTCTTACTGGCAGTCTTTGTATATAACGCAGAAtatataattaggcgcactttacacGTATCCTCCCACCTTTTTTGGGtggaactcccactttcccaaTGACCCTCCCACAAACGCATATTGAAAGCGCAACTCGCTCATGTGGCACGCAATCAGCGATTCTATGCAAGTGCGCCCTGTTTGTAAATAGCCCGCATCGCTTAAGTCAGTCTTTGCGATTAATTTACGCCTGGAAACAGGCGCAAAGGTCTTGGTAAATGAGGCCCTCGGTGTTTGGGAACAAAGGATTCTAGTAGGATATAAGCAGTTTGTATTCCTTCCTTCAGGTTGGAATATAGGTTGCACCTTGCCAAGGGCAAGCACaccaaataatatatatattttttaactaTTGGTCACCAAAAGGTTTAGAGGTTATTCATTGTTCTTGTCGTTGACAGATCAAGAGAAAAGGGGAAATTACTTCTTACTTCACAAAACAAGCACAACATGAAGTAGCGAGGTGAACACATTACGACTGTgcaagtgggagggaggggggagtggtgttAGACGACCCACAACCTAAGCCATTTTTTGAGCCAGGAAAACCTCTGATCATGTCTCATGCCTGTTTTTGGCTCGCTATATCCATATCATTTCGGCTACCAAGAGCTAGCTCAGTGCAGCTCGGTCAACTCAAGATGGGAGTCCAGAGCgaagagagcaagccaaacCAGCGGCAAATTATTTGTTTTATGTCGATGCTTATCcaatgtgatggcatttttttatatagttactaagaatgtatttttaatagactgaggttgtgtttaaacaaatggatgttgcagttggtcttaaggtatttatggtgttgggttatgatgcctgattgagaagctaggggcacggagcttgcgggatgtttgagttctgtggcctaaagggagatgggtagatggatcagttgatctagcagccctgaccttttggccaaggagattgtgtcctgtttgtgtttcattaagggtatctttactgtcctcatttagagaaagagccgtgacatcaaaagactttggtcacttgacctggggggttatattgtcttaactgtcactgagcagtgctgaccaatcacagagttcagaaaaaccatttgatctaaagtttatataaggcagggttttggggttgttctgtatcactctggcgaacgacctgtggctagcacctccttcgttatgactgatcacaaagtactttgttaaatcatgatctgtataagcaaaataaatttattgtaaccgccatctcttgactattcaaatctacacagtgccgcttgaatttccgcATTTAcatccaaacaatgtaaatcGCGGCACTGCACTCTGATGGATTATAAAGAGGACACATGCagaatatgaactttgcagagtggcCGGAGCTGatcgtgggaaactaaacccattctaatttgtgtacacacagatttctggttATTAGATGTGTCAAAATGTATGAACTCGTCCACTGCAAACAATATCTACAAATAAGTAACCTGAACCTCACTGTTGGAAGCTGTCCTCTTTCTCCTTATAGGTTTGTCAGCTCTCTGTTGGTCCTACCCATGCATCCTCATTGGCTACTGTCTGGATCAGGGGTAGGGGTCTCTAGCTTTTATCCAATTTGTCAGGTGACAAATGGATGCTGTCTACCAGCTTGTTGCACCATTGATTATTTATTCCTGATTGAGGTCCACCCATCCTAGAAAGTGCACATCATTTGAGTGCGGTTTGTTGTCAGGATGGGACCATGAAGCTGTGGGAGTACGAGTCTGGTCGTAGGATCCAGAGCTGGGACCTTAAGCAGCTGAGGGACACGCCGAGTACTCAAGCTAATGAAGAGGTGAATACTTTTTGGGGTCTAATCATGTATGCCCATGTTGCTGATGCATAAAAGGGCATTTCTGTAAATGATTTGTCCAAATACACATTCTAATCACATTCTTTTCTCTTTTACAGTGCTCAGTGAGGTCGTATATTTATTGTATTTGTCTTGTTTCCCAGAGGTCTGCTGTCAGCAAGATTGCCACCTCCCCGGACGGTTGTCACGTTGCCGTGCAGTGTGAGAGGTAGTGTTATCACAATGAACACCGACCATCCAGCTTATTTCTTTGTGTGTATTGTATTTTACTTTTGTTACCAGTGCAATGCCCACACGTGGCTCAGgctagtgcagtgcctgttgGAGCCATGGATCTTGCGAGCCCCcaagatcagaatcagaatgggatttattcgccatgaaagtttgcacagacaaggaatttgctttggcaggaaggtgcatacaatgaacatatagggacctacaatttaaatatgtggactatctatactaagggtacataaactagcagtactaagtgggattagaattgaattaaatatacaataaaataaaatataaattgctgtaaattacaatataaaaatacaaatattacaaaaaatacaaatgtacaagatacaattttgtaatgcagtgcaaaaagcagtgtgttttaagcaggaagtcattagagtcagtgtggtcccttggccttgttgaagaggccaacagcggaagggaagaaactgtttttgtggcgtgaggtattggtcctgatggaccgcagccttctgccggaggggagtgaccagggtgggaggagtcggccacaatcttcctcgctcgcctcagggtcctcgaggtgtgcaggtcctcgatggtaggcagattgcagccaatcaccttctcagcagtgcggatgatacgctgcagcctgctcttgtccttggcagtggcagcagcgtactagacggtgatggaggaggtgaggatggactcaatgatggctgagtagaagtgcaccatcattgtctttggcaggttgaacttcttcagctgccgaaggaagtacatcctctgttgtgctttcttgatgagggagctgatgttcagttcccacttgaggtcctgggagaggatagtgcccaggaagcggaaggactccacagtgttgaatggggagtcacacagggtgatgggggtgagtggggctgtgttcttcctgaagtccacaaccatctccactgtcttaagagcattgagctctaagttctggctgcaccaggtcaccaggttggccgcttcccacctataatcagactcgtctccaccagagatgagcccaataagggtggtgtcgtccgcaaacttcaggagtttgacggacggatgactggaggtgcagctgttggtgtacagggagaagagcagaggagaaaggacgcagccctggggtgatccggtgctgatggaccgggagtcagagacttgtgttcccagcttaacgcactgcttcctgtcagacaggaagtctgtgatccacctgcaggtggaatcaggcacgttcagctgggagagcttgtccttaagcagggcggggatgatggtgttgaaggcagagctgaagtccacaaacaggatcctggtgtaggatgctggggagtccaggtgctgtagggtgaagtggagggccatgttaactgcatcgtccacagacctgttggctctgtaggcgaactgcagggggtccagtagagggtcagtgatggatttaaggtgtgccagcaccaggcgctcgaaagacttcattaccacagaggtcagggcgacgggtctgtagtcattatgtcctgttggccttggctttttgggcacagggatgatggtggaggacttgagacaggctggcacatggcatgtctcaagggaggtgttaaagatgtaggtaaacaccggagacagctggtcagcgcagtgcttgagggtggctggagagacagtctggccagctgctttgcggggattctgcctcttgaaaagtctgttaacttcaccctcctgaatggagtcatcactgtagagggggggaggtgggaggcctcctgggtgggaaggggtagttcaggactgtccaattgtctttcaaatctgcagtagaactcattcgttggccaggcgggagtcgttagtggagtggggggctctgggcttgtagttggtaatctgcctgagccctctccagacagaagcagagtcgtttgcagagaattggtgttttagtctctgagtacagtcgtttagcctccctcaccgccttgctaaacctgttcttcgactccttgaaactgtctttgtccccactcctaaacgcagcctctttcgctgacctcaaccttctgagtttagctgtaaaccagggtttgtcgttgttgtagctcaccctggtgcgtgttggtatacagcagtcctcacagaagctgatgtatgatgtcacagcctctgtgagctcatccagactattggtagcagtcttgaacatgtcccagtcagtgcagtccaagcacgcccgcagatcctccatagcttcactggtccactgttttgatgtcctcacagcaggcttacagcgctttagcttctgcctgtatgcaggaatcaggtggaccatggcgtggtcagagtgacccagtgctgctcggggaactgcatggtatgctttgctgattgtagagtagcggtgatccaaggtgtttccttctctggtagggcatttgatgaattgtctatattttgggagttcttgagtgagattgcctttgtttaagtcgcctagcacaataaccaaggaatccggattttcatgctccacactcagtatctggctggcgatcACACGTTGAgactcgttgacgctagcctgtggaggcatgtagacgccaaccagaatgaatgatgcaaattctcgtggcgagtaaaaagatctacagttaataaaaaatgattccagatcaggagaacagtgctgcagaatcactttcacatcttcacaccagccactgttaatgtaaaaacaaataccaccgcctttcgttttgccagagagcacagggtcacgatccgctctcagccgtttgaaacctgctagctgtagcgcagagtctgggatcagttcactctgcgatgtctccgtaaagcacaaaacggaagatgaatgaaagtctctgtttttccacaccagtagctgaagttcatccagtttgttgctcagtgaacgcacgttggagagaaatatccccggtaacgctgtgcgtgccccacgccgacggagtcgcaccagagcaccggctcgtttgcctctcctacgacgcttcgctgctaggacaaagccgagggtggctttgactataattcctactaattctgccgctggaagcagaaaagtgggaaataaatccacaggagttgtagtcctgatgtttagaagtacttctcttgttagagaaccccggaaatcttggcagaacactgaattaacagacaaaacaagacaaaaaagagcgcacctaacgaccgaggcagccttcATCGGCGCCAAGATGGCGCCATATGTTCTCTGAATGTAAAAAAGGGTAAACTATTACTGGCAGTCACAAGATGCTGTAAACACTCATAACACCACACACTAAATTGAACTCATACTTCCTACTTTGTTTTTTCTCAATGACTCAGCTATCTCTCGTCTTACTTTGTCGTACACAACAGGGATTTGTTTCTCAGAGAATAGCTTCCTATTGATAGGGGTACCGGTGGAGCTAGCCACTGACTGTATCCATAGCTGAATCCGAGGGGGAGGCAGACATCTCCACACAAATACCATGTAGCCTCTTCAGGTGATTAGCTAAATTAGCCGTGCTCCCTGTGAACTTTATAGCAGCACGACATATCTTGCCAATTGCATTGGTCTTGTCAAATTGCCCATCTTTCTTGTAAAATCCGAAATGTTGCCAAACTTTGGATTTTTGCAATTCGTAGGGACGTGTAATTCACCATGATAACACTCACCCGAACACGCCTCCAACTCGCACGAAACTTGGCCGAGAGACGTGATGAAAATTGGCCACTGACAGCAGTGGAGATGAGAGCGCGCTTAAGAAACAGTTAGAGGAGGAATCTATCCAAATATAAAATTATTGGTCACAAATCATTGGTCACATTTCTAAATACTAAATGGTGTTCACCTACACACGATTCTATATAAATACATCGGATTATACCGATGCAAAAATTTTAGAAACGGTGCATCGCGATTCATCCCACATTGTATCCGGTGCACACTTTTTTGATCCGGGCCATCGCATCGTGAGCTTTTATGCCGATGCATCGATGCAAACCGGTGAATCTTCCCATCCCTAGTATACACGCATTCACCGTCATGATTAGTTGCACCAAGCGATGGAGCCATGGACCTACCGAGCCACCAATAGGCACTACACAAGTACGCACTTAAGGTATCCAACCCCGTTCCTACCTTCCTGTAGGTTTTCGCTCCAACCCTAATCTAGCACACTAAATTCAAATAATTAGCAGACTGATGTGTTAAATCAGTTTAGTTACAACTGGGGTTGGAGCAAAAACCTACAGGCAGGTaggtctccaggaacagggttcaaccacctgcaggtggatcacagactttctgtctgacaggaagcagtgctgggaacacaagtctctgactcccggtccatcagcaccggatcacctcagggctgcgtcctttctcctctgctcttctccctgtacaccaacagctgcacctccagtcgtccgtcaaactcctgaagtttgcggacgacaccacccttattgggctcatctctggtggagacgagtctgattataggtgggaagcggccaacctggtgacctggtgcagccagaacttagagctcaatgctcttaagacagtggagatggttgtggacttcaggaagaacacagccccactcacccccatcaccctgtgtgactccccattcaacactgtggagtccttccgcttcctgggcactatcctctcccaggacctcaagtgggaactgaacatcagctccctcatcaagaaagcacaacagaggatgtacttccttcggcagctgaagaagttcaacctgccaaagacaatgatggtgcacttctactcagccatcattgagtccatcctcacctcctccatcaccgtctagtacgctgctgccactgccaaggacaagagcaggctgcagcgtatcatccgcactgctgagaaggtgattggctgcaatctgcctaccatcgaggacctgcacacctcgaggaccctgaggcgagcgaggaagattgtggccgactcctcccaccctggtcactcccctccggcagaaggctgcggtccatcaggaccaatacctcacgccacaaaaacagtttcttcccttccgctgttggcctcttcaacaaggccaagggaccacactgactctaatgacttcctgcttaaaacacactgctttttgcactgcattacaaaattgtatcttgtacatttgtattttttgtatttttagattgtaatttacggcaacttatattttattgtatatttaattcaattctaatcccacttagtactgctagtttatgtacccttagtatagatagtccacatatttaaattttatgtccctatatatgtttattgtttgcaccttcctgccaaagcaaattccttgtctgtgcaaactttcatggcgaataaatcccattctgattctgatacaacaggaaagaaggactggtttaaggcaaggtccaggcctgatgttattttatcttttgtcagagactttgtttaacccttgtgttatcttcgggtcattctgacccatcagtcattgtgacccaccgtcgtattgcgacagatttaccgcatacaaagacaaagtgaagcattttcttttaaccgttgggctgtctcagaccccccacattgcaaaggttaaaagaaaattattttaatttgtttttgtattgggtaaaattgggtaaacacaacgatggttcgttatgaacctttgggtcatgtgacccgaaggcagcacgagggttaatatgtGAAGTAAACCTTTCACTTGTTTAGTTAATTGATGATTTGCTGTCTGACAAAGTAAATCATTATTTACCATATTAAATTGCATAGCATCATATTCTTTTGCATCTCATTGAATCGCATCGTGTCGAATCACACTGCATCGCAATAGGGGTGTATCGTATCGCATATGTATCTTTAATGTATCGGATCGTTGGCAGTGCATCGAGATGTGTATCGCATCGTCCTCAGTGATGGAGATGCACATCCCTAGTGTATACATGTTATTTTGCTAACTTGCTCATCAAAACAACTTTACATGTGACACATTTTCTGTTTTTCCAGAGTTCCCATAGTTCAGTTTTTTGGGATGGAccaaggggtggaggagcattTAACTCCCTGTAGTAGGCTGACCCTACCTCACAGTCCCCTggatctgacctttgacctccaagGCAGGCTCTTGGTCCTGCTGGATAGCCAGGTCACACCATTTCAGATTTACATGTGCATGCAGGACCGCTGGGAGGTAGGCTTTTATGATAGTATGTGCATACTTTACCCAATCTATAAAGGCATAGGACTCTTAAATTGATGTGAATGAATACCAGCATGTAAGTGGTAGTCTTTAAAACTCACGTTATTTTGATTTGTCTGTGGGTTCTTACTAGTGTGACAGTCATTGCCTGGAGCTGAGCAGAGTGTCCGAGGCCCTCAAGCCCCACTGGAATGCTCTTCAGAGTGAGTCGGCATAAAACACATGCACTCATAGCAGTTGTAGGTGACATTATACCCTCCTATAAGCCTGGCCCCTCTGTAACCTCCCACTCTAAAACACTACTCAGCCTACTCTGCTACTTGGGTATATAAACATGCATTTTAGTATTTTGTGATCTCTAAGTTGTTTTTGAAGCCCTTGCTTACACTGACACAGGCAATACATGCGTACTCTATAGGGGACTGGTTTGGGGAATTTCACTTagacattaaccctcgtgctgccttcgggtcacatgacccaaaggttcacaacgaaccatcgttgtgtttacccaatttctcccaatacaaaaacaaatacaaataattttcttttaaccattgcaatgtggggggtctgagacagcccgacagttgaaagaaaatgcttcactttgtttttgtatgaggtaaatttgtcgcaatacgacagtgggtcacaatgactgatgggtcagaatgacccgaagataacacaagggttaaggtaatTGGCTGAGGCACACCCAGTTATAAAAATACTAAACACTCATGGCTACCTCTCCTCAGCAGCTTTTGGTGCAGCGGAGAGCCGTTTCCAGCACCTGTACAAGGTCAACTTCGACAACATGTCTTCCTACTTGGAAAAGAAGCAGCATAGGCTACAGCAGCAGAATGAAAACTGGGGGAAGAAAAGAAGAGCAGGCAAAGGACTGCAGATCAAGCAGGCCAGAAAGAAGGCCAAATCAGAAGACAAGGGAGGAGACGAAGCCTCCAGCTGAAACCACCAACTGGAAAAATGATTACATTATTCTACTGTCCTATTTTGTTTGTTAGCAAGCTGCTTTTCAGTCCAATGCAACTGCAGTTAAATGCATACTATATCTAGGATTGATCTCAACACTCTTTCCTCAACAAGACACAAAATTATGTATCTGATGAATTCTATAAATTTCATTTTGTTGTACAAAGTTTTGCTTCCTTTTATAATGAAACTTAATGTGATCCATTAAACGTGGGAAGCAACTCGACCGATTTCGCTTGGTTCTTGAGGTGatcgtgggaaactaaacccattctgaaTTGTACATACAGATTCCTGTTAGTTTAAAGTACTGAGATGTCATGCTATAATGTAGACTACTGCTACCAAAAACAATGGTTAAGAGGTTACTGTAGTCTAGCGAAACTATCAGTTATGagctagcctgacgttgtcatactcataattctagtcagactagagg
The DNA window shown above is from Osmerus eperlanus chromosome 3, fOsmEpe2.1, whole genome shotgun sequence and carries:
- the wdr4 gene encoding tRNA (guanine-N(7)-)-methyltransferase non-catalytic subunit wdr4 isoform X2 → MAVVCVGGEWYLSSCDKLLLAVHTKHNRDPFVFDCSTAENKPKGTRTDNKGHSCASEEKGSDTILALAVSLSGKLVALTDNNKRLVLFGTEPSWQCISTRRLVRRCTSLVFTQTEEELLAADKSGDVYSLSVVEPRKAGELKLGHLSMLLAMTLSPNDKYVITADRDEKIRVSYLKSPYNIQSFCLGHREFVSSLLVLPMHPHWLLSGSGDGTMKLWEYESGRRIQSWDLKQLRDTPSTQANEERSAVSKIATSPDGCHVAVQCERVPIVQFFGMDQGVEEHLTPCSRLTLPHSPLDLTFDLQGRLLVLLDSQVTPFQIYMCMQDRWECDSHCLELSRVSEALKPHWNALQTAFGAAESRFQHLYKVNFDNMSSYLEKKQHRLQQQNENWGKKRRAGKGLQIKQARKKAKSEDKGGDEASS
- the wdr4 gene encoding tRNA (guanine-N(7)-)-methyltransferase non-catalytic subunit wdr4 isoform X3 gives rise to the protein MAVVCVGGEWYLSSCDKLLLAVHTKHNRDPFVFDCSTAENKPKGTRTDNKGHSCASEEKGSDTILALAVSLSGKLVALTDNNKRLVLFGTEPSWQCISTRRLVRRCTSLVFTQTEEELLAADKSGDVYSLSVVEPRKAGELKLGHLSMLLAMTLSPNDKYVITADRDEKIRVSYLKSPYNIQSFCLGHREFVSSLLVLPMHPHWLLSGSGDGTMKLWEYESGRRIQSWDLKQLRDTPSTQANEERSAVSKIATSPDGCHVAVQCERVPIVQFFGMDQGVEEHLTPCSRLTLPHSPLDLTFDLQGRLLVLLDSQVTPFQIYMCMQDRWECDSHCLELSRVSEALKPHWNALQTFGAAESRFQHLYKVNFDNMSSYLEKKQHRLQQQNENWGKKRRAGKGLQIKQARKKAKSEDKGGDEASS
- the wdr4 gene encoding tRNA (guanine-N(7)-)-methyltransferase non-catalytic subunit wdr4 isoform X1, with protein sequence MAVVCVGGEWYLSSCDKLLLAVHTKHNRDPFVFDCSTAENKPKGTRTDNKGHSCASEEKGSDTILALAVSLSGKLVALTDNNKRLVLFGTEPSWQCISTRRLVRRCTSLVFTQTEEELLAADKSGDVYSLSVVEPRKAGELKLGHLSMLLAMTLSPNDKYVITADRDEKIRVSYLKSPYNIQSFCLGHREFVSSLLVLPMHPHWLLSGSGDGTMKLWEYESGRRIQSWDLKQLRDTPSTQANEECSVRSYIYCICLVSQRSAVSKIATSPDGCHVAVQCERVPIVQFFGMDQGVEEHLTPCSRLTLPHSPLDLTFDLQGRLLVLLDSQVTPFQIYMCMQDRWECDSHCLELSRVSEALKPHWNALQTFGAAESRFQHLYKVNFDNMSSYLEKKQHRLQQQNENWGKKRRAGKGLQIKQARKKAKSEDKGGDEASS